One Hydrogenimonas thermophila DNA window includes the following coding sequences:
- the pilO gene encoding type 4a pilus biogenesis protein PilO, producing MKIVEDILEKLDNYFEHKKESEFYIIVLGTVFAIGMFSYNILIPETEDMLKKDLQIQNRLKAQLTKEKNYLKSVTVNGDNRYKIKKLQKEIKTLKATLNNLKELNEYSDYQIRKLQELLFNEENWAKFLDSIAKKANDNSVDIDIISNTFIQNQKNFGHVLEIGIECEGNYQSIISFINDIEESELVVDVYDIVLEKEKKLRANFKVSVWGISY from the coding sequence ATGAAAATAGTCGAAGATATTCTTGAAAAACTTGATAACTATTTTGAGCATAAAAAAGAGAGTGAATTTTACATTATAGTACTGGGTACAGTTTTTGCAATAGGAATGTTTTCATACAACATTCTTATTCCAGAAACAGAAGATATGCTCAAAAAAGATTTACAAATTCAAAACAGGCTGAAAGCTCAACTGACAAAAGAGAAAAACTATTTAAAGTCTGTAACAGTAAATGGTGATAACAGATACAAAATTAAAAAATTGCAAAAAGAGATTAAAACCTTAAAAGCAACTCTTAATAATTTAAAAGAGTTAAATGAATATTCTGACTATCAGATTCGCAAACTTCAAGAGCTGCTTTTCAATGAAGAGAATTGGGCAAAGTTTCTTGATTCAATAGCAAAAAAGGCTAATGACAATAGCGTTGATATCGATATTATTTCAAATACTTTTATTCAAAATCAAAAAAACTTTGGACATGTTCTTGAGATTGGTATAGAGTGTGAAGGTAATTATCAAAGTATCATATCATTTATAAACGATATTGAAGAGAGTGAACTTGTTGTTGATGTATATGATATTGTACTTGAAAAAGAAAAAAAATTAAGAGCAAACTTTAAGGTATCGGTATGGGGTATAAGTTATTAA